The following are encoded in a window of Catharus ustulatus isolate bCatUst1 chromosome 12, bCatUst1.pri.v2, whole genome shotgun sequence genomic DNA:
- the TLE3 gene encoding transducin-like enhancer protein 3 isoform X6 → MYPQGRHPAPHQPGQPGFKFTVAESCDRIKDEFQFLQAQYHSLKVEYDKLANEKTEMQRHYVMYYEMSYGLNIEMHKQTEIAKRLNTILAQIMPFLSQEHQQQVAQAVERAKQVTMTELNAIIGQQQLQAQHLSHAAHGPPVQLPPHPSGLQPPGLPPVTGTSSGLLALGALGSQAHLAVKDEKNHHDLDHRERDSSANNSVSPSESLRASEKHRSSTDYSMDSKKRKAEEKDSMSRYDSDGDKSDDLVVDVSNEDPATPRVSPAHSPPENGLDKGRGLKKGDAPNSPASVASSSSTPSSKTKDLGHNDKSSTPGLKSNTPTPRNDAPTPGTSSTPGLRPMPGKPSGMDPLASALRTPISIAGSYAAPFAMMGHHEMNGSLTSPGAYAGLHNLPPQMSAAAAAAAAYGRAPMVGFDPHPPMRAPGLPSSLASIPGGKPAYSFHVSADGQMQPVPFPHDALAGPGIPRHARQINTLSHGEVVCAVTISNPTRHVYTGGKGCVKIWDISQPGSKSPISQLDCLNRDNYIRSCKLLPDGRTLIVGGEASTLTIWDLASPTPRIKAELTSSAPACYALAISPDAKVCFSCCSDGNIAVWDLHNQTLVRQFQGHTDGASCIDISHDGTKLWTGGLDNTVRSWDLREGRQLQQHDFTSQIFSLGYCPTGEWLAVGMESSNVEVLHHTKPDKYQLHLHESCVLSLKFAYCGKWFVSTGKDNLLNAWRTPYGASIFQSKESSSVLSCDISADDKYIVTGSGDKKATVYEVIY, encoded by the exons ATGTACCCCCAGGGCCGGCACCCG GCTCCGCACCAGCCGGGCCAGCCGGGCTTCAAATTCACCGTAGCCGAGTCCTGCGACCGGATCAAGGACGAGTTCCAGTTCCTGCAGGCCCAGTACCACAG CCTCAAAGTGGAGTATGACAAGCTGGCGAACGAGAAGACCGAAATGCAGCGCCATTACGTTATG taCTACGAAATGTCGTACGGTTTGAATATTGAAATGCACAAACAG ACAGAAATTGCTAAGAGGCTGAACACGATTTTAGCCCAGATCATGCCTTTTCTGTCACAAGAG caccaaCAGCAGGTGGCCCAGGCTGTTGAGCGTGCCAagcaggtgacaatgacagagCTGAATGCCATCATCGGG cagcagcagctccaggcccaGCACCTGTCCCACGCTGCCCACGGCCCCCCCGTGCAGCTGCCCCCGCACCCCTcggggctgcagcccccaggacTGCCCCCTGTCACCGGCaccagctcggggctgctggccctgggggcCCTGGGCAGCCAGGCCCACCTGGCAGTCAAGGACGAGAAGAATCACCACGACCTGGACCACAGAG AGCGAGACTCAAGTGCA AATAATTCCGTGTCCCCCTCGGAGAGCCTGCGGGCCAGCGAGAAGCACCGGAGCTCCACGGATTACAGCATGGACTCCaagaagaggaaagcagaggagaaggacAGCATGAGCCGATAT GACAGCGATGGTGACAAGAGCGATGACCTGGTGGTCGATGTCTCCAACGAG GACCCCGCCACCCCCCGGGTGAGCCCGGCCCATTCCCCGCCGGAGAACGGGCTGGACAAGGGCCGTGGGCTGAAGAAGGGCGACGCTCCCAACAGCCCGGCCTCGGTggcctcctccagcagcactcccTCCTCCAAGACCAAGGACCTGGGCCAC AACGACAAATCCTCCACGCCCGGCCTCAAGTCCAACACTCCGACGCCCAGGAACGACGCTCCCACCCCgggcaccagcagcaccccGGGGCTGCGGCCCATGCCCGGCAAGCCCAGCGGCATGGACCCCCTGG CCTCGGCCCTGCGCACGCCCATCTCCATCGCGGGCTCGTACGCGGCGCCGTTCGCCATGATGGGGCACCACGAGATGAACGGCTCCCTGACCAGCCCTGGTGCCTACGCGGGGCTGCACAACCTCCCCCCGCAGAtgagcgcggccgccgccgccgccgccgcctaCGGCCGGGCCCCCATG GTGGGGTTTGACCCACACCCCCCCATGCgagccccggggctgccctccagcctggcctccaTCCCCGGAGGGAAACC GGCGTACTCGTTCCACGTGAGCGCGGACGGGCAGATGCAGCCGGTGCCGTTCCCGCACGACGCGCTGGCGGGGCCGGGCATCCCGCGGCACGCGCGGCAGATCAACACGCTGAGCCACGGCGAGGTGGTGTGCGCCGTCACCATCAGCAACCCCACGCGCCACGTCTACACCGGCGGCAAGGGCTGCGTCAAGATCTGGGACATCAGCCAGCCCGGCAGCAAGAGCCCCATCTCCCAGCTGGACTGcctg AACAGGGATAACTACATCCGCTCGTGCAAGCTGCTGCCGGACGGGCGCACGCTGATCGTGGGGGGCGAGGCCAGCACGCTGACCATCTGGGACCTGGCGTCGCCCACGCCGCGCATCAAGGCCGAGCTGACGTCGTCGGCGCCCGCCTGCTACGCGCTGGCCATCAGCCCCGACGCCAAGGTGTGCTTCTCGTGCTGCAGCGACGGCAACATCGCCGTCTGGGACCTGCACAACCAGACCCTGGTCAG GCAATTCCAAGGCCACACGGATGGGGCCAGCTGCATAGACATCTCCCACGATGGTACAAAGCTGTGGACGGGGGGTCTGGACAACACCGTGCGCTCCTGGGACCTGCGGGAAGggcggcagctgcagcagcacgaCTTCACCTCCCAG ATCTTCTCCCTGGGGTATTGCCCCACGGGGGAGTGGCTGGCAGTGGGCATGGAGAGCAGCAACGTGGAGGTGCTGCACCACACCAAACCCGACAAGTACCAACTGCACCTGCACGAGAGCTGCGTCCTGTCCCTCAAATTCGCCTACTGTG GGAAGTGGTTTGTGAGCACTGGCAAGGACAACCTGCTCAACGCCTGGAGGACGCCCTACGGAGCCAGCATCTTCCag tcCAAGGAATCCTCGTCGGTGCTGAGCTGTGACATCTCTGCAGATGACAAGTACATCGTCACGGGCTCTGGGGACAAGAAGGCCACAGTCTACGAGGTCATCTACTGA
- the TLE3 gene encoding transducin-like enhancer protein 3 isoform X2, producing MYPQGRHPAPHQPGQPGFKFTVAESCDRIKDEFQFLQAQYHSLKVEYDKLANEKTEMQRHYVMYYEMSYGLNIEMHKQTEIAKRLNTILAQIMPFLSQEHQQQVAQAVERAKQVTMTELNAIIGVRGLPNLPLTQQLQAQHLSHAAHGPPVQLPPHPSGLQPPGLPPVTGTSSGLLALGALGSQAHLAVKDEKNHHDLDHRERDSSANNSVSPSESLRASEKHRSSTDYSMDSKKRKAEEKDSMSRYDSDGDKSDDLVVDVSNEDPATPRVSPAHSPPENGLDKGRGLKKGDAPNSPASVASSSSTPSSKTKDLGHNDKSSTPGLKSNTPTPRNDAPTPGTSSTPGLRPMPGKPSGMDPLASALRTPISIAGSYAAPFAMMGHHEMNGSLTSPGAYAGLHNLPPQMSAAAAAAAAYGRAPMVSFGAVGFDPHPPMRAPGLPSSLASIPGGKPAYSFHVSADGQMQPVPFPHDALAGPGIPRHARQINTLSHGEVVCAVTISNPTRHVYTGGKGCVKIWDISQPGSKSPISQLDCLNRDNYIRSCKLLPDGRTLIVGGEASTLTIWDLASPTPRIKAELTSSAPACYALAISPDAKVCFSCCSDGNIAVWDLHNQTLVRQFQGHTDGASCIDISHDGTKLWTGGLDNTVRSWDLREGRQLQQHDFTSQIFSLGYCPTGEWLAVGMESSNVEVLHHTKPDKYQLHLHESCVLSLKFAYCGKWFVSTGKDNLLNAWRTPYGASIFQSKESSSVLSCDISADDKYIVTGSGDKKATVYEVIY from the exons ATGTACCCCCAGGGCCGGCACCCG GCTCCGCACCAGCCGGGCCAGCCGGGCTTCAAATTCACCGTAGCCGAGTCCTGCGACCGGATCAAGGACGAGTTCCAGTTCCTGCAGGCCCAGTACCACAG CCTCAAAGTGGAGTATGACAAGCTGGCGAACGAGAAGACCGAAATGCAGCGCCATTACGTTATG taCTACGAAATGTCGTACGGTTTGAATATTGAAATGCACAAACAG ACAGAAATTGCTAAGAGGCTGAACACGATTTTAGCCCAGATCATGCCTTTTCTGTCACAAGAG caccaaCAGCAGGTGGCCCAGGCTGTTGAGCGTGCCAagcaggtgacaatgacagagCTGAATGCCATCATCGGGGTACGTGGACTTCCCAATCTGCCTCTCACC cagcagctccaggcccaGCACCTGTCCCACGCTGCCCACGGCCCCCCCGTGCAGCTGCCCCCGCACCCCTcggggctgcagcccccaggacTGCCCCCTGTCACCGGCaccagctcggggctgctggccctgggggcCCTGGGCAGCCAGGCCCACCTGGCAGTCAAGGACGAGAAGAATCACCACGACCTGGACCACAGAG AGCGAGACTCAAGTGCA AATAATTCCGTGTCCCCCTCGGAGAGCCTGCGGGCCAGCGAGAAGCACCGGAGCTCCACGGATTACAGCATGGACTCCaagaagaggaaagcagaggagaaggacAGCATGAGCCGATAT GACAGCGATGGTGACAAGAGCGATGACCTGGTGGTCGATGTCTCCAACGAG GACCCCGCCACCCCCCGGGTGAGCCCGGCCCATTCCCCGCCGGAGAACGGGCTGGACAAGGGCCGTGGGCTGAAGAAGGGCGACGCTCCCAACAGCCCGGCCTCGGTggcctcctccagcagcactcccTCCTCCAAGACCAAGGACCTGGGCCAC AACGACAAATCCTCCACGCCCGGCCTCAAGTCCAACACTCCGACGCCCAGGAACGACGCTCCCACCCCgggcaccagcagcaccccGGGGCTGCGGCCCATGCCCGGCAAGCCCAGCGGCATGGACCCCCTGG CCTCGGCCCTGCGCACGCCCATCTCCATCGCGGGCTCGTACGCGGCGCCGTTCGCCATGATGGGGCACCACGAGATGAACGGCTCCCTGACCAGCCCTGGTGCCTACGCGGGGCTGCACAACCTCCCCCCGCAGAtgagcgcggccgccgccgccgccgccgcctaCGGCCGGGCCCCCATGGTGAGCTTTGGAGCT GTGGGGTTTGACCCACACCCCCCCATGCgagccccggggctgccctccagcctggcctccaTCCCCGGAGGGAAACC GGCGTACTCGTTCCACGTGAGCGCGGACGGGCAGATGCAGCCGGTGCCGTTCCCGCACGACGCGCTGGCGGGGCCGGGCATCCCGCGGCACGCGCGGCAGATCAACACGCTGAGCCACGGCGAGGTGGTGTGCGCCGTCACCATCAGCAACCCCACGCGCCACGTCTACACCGGCGGCAAGGGCTGCGTCAAGATCTGGGACATCAGCCAGCCCGGCAGCAAGAGCCCCATCTCCCAGCTGGACTGcctg AACAGGGATAACTACATCCGCTCGTGCAAGCTGCTGCCGGACGGGCGCACGCTGATCGTGGGGGGCGAGGCCAGCACGCTGACCATCTGGGACCTGGCGTCGCCCACGCCGCGCATCAAGGCCGAGCTGACGTCGTCGGCGCCCGCCTGCTACGCGCTGGCCATCAGCCCCGACGCCAAGGTGTGCTTCTCGTGCTGCAGCGACGGCAACATCGCCGTCTGGGACCTGCACAACCAGACCCTGGTCAG GCAATTCCAAGGCCACACGGATGGGGCCAGCTGCATAGACATCTCCCACGATGGTACAAAGCTGTGGACGGGGGGTCTGGACAACACCGTGCGCTCCTGGGACCTGCGGGAAGggcggcagctgcagcagcacgaCTTCACCTCCCAG ATCTTCTCCCTGGGGTATTGCCCCACGGGGGAGTGGCTGGCAGTGGGCATGGAGAGCAGCAACGTGGAGGTGCTGCACCACACCAAACCCGACAAGTACCAACTGCACCTGCACGAGAGCTGCGTCCTGTCCCTCAAATTCGCCTACTGTG GGAAGTGGTTTGTGAGCACTGGCAAGGACAACCTGCTCAACGCCTGGAGGACGCCCTACGGAGCCAGCATCTTCCag tcCAAGGAATCCTCGTCGGTGCTGAGCTGTGACATCTCTGCAGATGACAAGTACATCGTCACGGGCTCTGGGGACAAGAAGGCCACAGTCTACGAGGTCATCTACTGA
- the TLE3 gene encoding transducin-like enhancer protein 3 isoform X4: MYPQGRHPAPHQPGQPGFKFTVAESCDRIKDEFQFLQAQYHSLKVEYDKLANEKTEMQRHYVMYYEMSYGLNIEMHKQTEIAKRLNTILAQIMPFLSQEHQQQVAQAVERAKQVTMTELNAIIGQQQLQAQHLSHAAHGPPVQLPPHPSGLQPPGLPPVTGTSSGLLALGALGSQAHLAVKDEKNHHDLDHRERDSSANNSVSPSESLRASEKHRSSTDYSMDSKKRKAEEKDSMSRYDSDGDKSDDLVVDVSNEDPATPRVSPAHSPPENGLDKGRGLKKGDAPNSPASVASSSSTPSSKTKDLGHNDKSSTPGLKSNTPTPRNDAPTPGTSSTPGLRPMPGKPSGMDPLASALRTPISIAGSYAAPFAMMGHHEMNGSLTSPGAYAGLHNLPPQMSAAAAAAAAYGRAPMVSFGAVGFDPHPPMRAPGLPSSLASIPGGKPAYSFHVSADGQMQPVPFPHDALAGPGIPRHARQINTLSHGEVVCAVTISNPTRHVYTGGKGCVKIWDISQPGSKSPISQLDCLNRDNYIRSCKLLPDGRTLIVGGEASTLTIWDLASPTPRIKAELTSSAPACYALAISPDAKVCFSCCSDGNIAVWDLHNQTLVRQFQGHTDGASCIDISHDGTKLWTGGLDNTVRSWDLREGRQLQQHDFTSQIFSLGYCPTGEWLAVGMESSNVEVLHHTKPDKYQLHLHESCVLSLKFAYCGKWFVSTGKDNLLNAWRTPYGASIFQSKESSSVLSCDISADDKYIVTGSGDKKATVYEVIY, from the exons ATGTACCCCCAGGGCCGGCACCCG GCTCCGCACCAGCCGGGCCAGCCGGGCTTCAAATTCACCGTAGCCGAGTCCTGCGACCGGATCAAGGACGAGTTCCAGTTCCTGCAGGCCCAGTACCACAG CCTCAAAGTGGAGTATGACAAGCTGGCGAACGAGAAGACCGAAATGCAGCGCCATTACGTTATG taCTACGAAATGTCGTACGGTTTGAATATTGAAATGCACAAACAG ACAGAAATTGCTAAGAGGCTGAACACGATTTTAGCCCAGATCATGCCTTTTCTGTCACAAGAG caccaaCAGCAGGTGGCCCAGGCTGTTGAGCGTGCCAagcaggtgacaatgacagagCTGAATGCCATCATCGGG cagcagcagctccaggcccaGCACCTGTCCCACGCTGCCCACGGCCCCCCCGTGCAGCTGCCCCCGCACCCCTcggggctgcagcccccaggacTGCCCCCTGTCACCGGCaccagctcggggctgctggccctgggggcCCTGGGCAGCCAGGCCCACCTGGCAGTCAAGGACGAGAAGAATCACCACGACCTGGACCACAGAG AGCGAGACTCAAGTGCA AATAATTCCGTGTCCCCCTCGGAGAGCCTGCGGGCCAGCGAGAAGCACCGGAGCTCCACGGATTACAGCATGGACTCCaagaagaggaaagcagaggagaaggacAGCATGAGCCGATAT GACAGCGATGGTGACAAGAGCGATGACCTGGTGGTCGATGTCTCCAACGAG GACCCCGCCACCCCCCGGGTGAGCCCGGCCCATTCCCCGCCGGAGAACGGGCTGGACAAGGGCCGTGGGCTGAAGAAGGGCGACGCTCCCAACAGCCCGGCCTCGGTggcctcctccagcagcactcccTCCTCCAAGACCAAGGACCTGGGCCAC AACGACAAATCCTCCACGCCCGGCCTCAAGTCCAACACTCCGACGCCCAGGAACGACGCTCCCACCCCgggcaccagcagcaccccGGGGCTGCGGCCCATGCCCGGCAAGCCCAGCGGCATGGACCCCCTGG CCTCGGCCCTGCGCACGCCCATCTCCATCGCGGGCTCGTACGCGGCGCCGTTCGCCATGATGGGGCACCACGAGATGAACGGCTCCCTGACCAGCCCTGGTGCCTACGCGGGGCTGCACAACCTCCCCCCGCAGAtgagcgcggccgccgccgccgccgccgcctaCGGCCGGGCCCCCATGGTGAGCTTTGGAGCT GTGGGGTTTGACCCACACCCCCCCATGCgagccccggggctgccctccagcctggcctccaTCCCCGGAGGGAAACC GGCGTACTCGTTCCACGTGAGCGCGGACGGGCAGATGCAGCCGGTGCCGTTCCCGCACGACGCGCTGGCGGGGCCGGGCATCCCGCGGCACGCGCGGCAGATCAACACGCTGAGCCACGGCGAGGTGGTGTGCGCCGTCACCATCAGCAACCCCACGCGCCACGTCTACACCGGCGGCAAGGGCTGCGTCAAGATCTGGGACATCAGCCAGCCCGGCAGCAAGAGCCCCATCTCCCAGCTGGACTGcctg AACAGGGATAACTACATCCGCTCGTGCAAGCTGCTGCCGGACGGGCGCACGCTGATCGTGGGGGGCGAGGCCAGCACGCTGACCATCTGGGACCTGGCGTCGCCCACGCCGCGCATCAAGGCCGAGCTGACGTCGTCGGCGCCCGCCTGCTACGCGCTGGCCATCAGCCCCGACGCCAAGGTGTGCTTCTCGTGCTGCAGCGACGGCAACATCGCCGTCTGGGACCTGCACAACCAGACCCTGGTCAG GCAATTCCAAGGCCACACGGATGGGGCCAGCTGCATAGACATCTCCCACGATGGTACAAAGCTGTGGACGGGGGGTCTGGACAACACCGTGCGCTCCTGGGACCTGCGGGAAGggcggcagctgcagcagcacgaCTTCACCTCCCAG ATCTTCTCCCTGGGGTATTGCCCCACGGGGGAGTGGCTGGCAGTGGGCATGGAGAGCAGCAACGTGGAGGTGCTGCACCACACCAAACCCGACAAGTACCAACTGCACCTGCACGAGAGCTGCGTCCTGTCCCTCAAATTCGCCTACTGTG GGAAGTGGTTTGTGAGCACTGGCAAGGACAACCTGCTCAACGCCTGGAGGACGCCCTACGGAGCCAGCATCTTCCag tcCAAGGAATCCTCGTCGGTGCTGAGCTGTGACATCTCTGCAGATGACAAGTACATCGTCACGGGCTCTGGGGACAAGAAGGCCACAGTCTACGAGGTCATCTACTGA